The DNA segment aaaccaagGTATACAATAAACCATAATAATATAGGGaagttaatattagttttgtctAAAAATTGTGTGGTCTAACTTTGGTCGACTTAACCATATGTTGGTAAAATTAGTGTTGAACAATTCTGGgacgaatttttatttaaaattaacacaaataacTTACCTAACATAAGCAATTCCAGTAAATCCGCTGATACCCCACCTTCAGGAACAGATGAAGCATAATAGGCCATTTTAGTGTCCATCTCTAACAAAATGTGCTCCCAAGCTTCCGTTATAGAAACCATAGTTTGGTCCAGATGTGACAATAGCTCCACAATCTGGCCATGCCTAGTTGCTACTACAAACATTTCTTCAGCAAAACCAGACAAAACGCTTGTATTCacaacagataaataaatgttattagatGTTTTCtccaaatataaaacttgCATAACACTAAAATCatctgataattttatatccagTATCTTGTATTCACCACATTCGTCTTTTGTGATTTGAGATAAGTGTATAATTCCATATGGATATCTTCcaaaaacacttaaatatatgCTACCACTACCAAATGCTATCATAAGCATGCTCAACTGTGTGTTGTCTACAGACTCTTTTAGACTTTTTGTTGTGTCTTCTGGAACTTGACTTTTATAACTTGTACTTGGTGATGGGGCtttcagtaaaaatattgaagcaTCATCCTTAAACATTTAAGTTACTAAATAGACAAAACAAAACCAtaccataaatattaatcaagatatacttacatataaattgtacTCTAAAGCACTCTCCAGAGTTCCACTTTTTACTGTCCATGAAATACAAGGGATCCCATAATCGTTGGATGAATACAATTCTTCCGTCATCTCACAAGCAAAGTCATATTTGTCTATAATCTCCTTGTCTTCAATATCCACTATGCACACAGTACCTGAACTATATCCAATAGCCAATGCCTgaaatacatgtatatattataatttaaacacttgtcaataagaaaaattaaaaatcttgagTAGTAAAACAATACATAGGAAAGTTGCTATAATTAGTAATTCTACAATTGTACCTTGCCATCAGGCCTCCAAGCCATTGCTTGTACTGTTACACCATCTTTGGGTGGTGGCAAATTCCAAACTTTTTGCCAGTGAAGTCTATGCACTTGTACTTCAcctataacatattatatttttagaaaaaaataataataacattctgtaatttaaagttacataTATACCGCAATTTTTCCATTATAATAGATACCTTTGAAATTGCTTAGTGCTAATAAATCAAGCCGATTACTCCAAACCATAAGATCCACCTTATTTGCAACATGTTTCTCTTCCATTTGTCTCATGCCACAgtgaaacattttgttaatatttttatttagtaactgGGCAAAAAAAAGCTCATGTATCACTTAGCTCACAAaacaagtatttaatttttaaatataaatcaatgtttaCAAGTCACAAgtcaaaagaaattttataatcttaaatattcaactaaagaacttcatttcatttttatttttctatcttTTCATATACcctaatttaaatcttataaagattttggcattcttatatttatttaatagaaaataaatatattacatactaggtactataattatttttaaagttattttaaccGTAAATCGAATTGACAGAATTCAAGATTGTCACATTCATTCAACAGTCAACttcaatttgttattttttgtaaatgtttttacggctctggatacgagtccttttgagctttaaattgttattgtataatatgttgCCATACCatttaaaacaagtaaataataatgcatAGAATTTGGTTgaataaaatgcattttattttaataagtttcaaTAACTGCCAAgttcttttataaactataatacaGTAAAAAGCCAATGTAATAACTTCCCATCACCTACatgtatgatatataattataagtggatattaattttgtctttGGATAAATTCAATCAGAAATAGCAGactcagaaataaaaattcgaataaattatattattaaaaattcatcaacACGAGCGGTATGTGAACCAGCCATGTCTGGAATATTGAGTTCGTGTCGTAATCAGAAATTTcatattagtttttcatttgtattttaattcatgtGTTAAAACAAGTTGagttactaataaaaattattccttaATAATCTCGGgaccaattaaaaatatgaatcagTACatgattaaaagtaattttagtttttcgttgtcaatgttatttatagGGTTACTTAAGATGgacaaattgatataattgtcaataaaaaaaatctattacaatGATTTATAACCCATTCTCCACTGACACaacatagatatattttttacaattatattatacaaaacacaTATACAGACTTTCCCTACAAGAATActgaaatcaaatatttcaatatattcatggtaacataaaatttatatgaaaatataatacaaacatatttatttaagttaataataacagctttatttatatatacattttctccTCTCTTCCATTATGGTcagcttaaattaaataaatcattgaatATGTGAGAAAGACCATGATCatctataaattttgaaaaggCACTCatatcagaattttttttgttggaattttgaaaaacaatttcttcAAAGTTGCTGAATTTTTGTTCCTTGATTCTTACAGAATCATCAAATGTTTCGGTTTTTCTTATGACAATTTTCTTCCAATTCatgtttttgattattttccaCCAATTAAAGCAACTATCTTCAGAACCTTCAACACAAATAATGCCAGGTTTACCCGGCAAACAAAATCCATTCAAATCATAATCATGTGCAATCTTTACAATTTCCTCTCTCTTCTTCCTGTTATAAATGTGGTGTGAAAATATCCATAATCTAACAAATTTATCTTGGActttatttgtcatttttgATTCAACAGGACCAGTGATTTCAGCTGTAGTACATTTGTACTTTCCTACATTATCTTGTAACCATGATATTGCTGTATACAAACATTGCTCTCCACAGTGATTAACATTAATGTAATCGGTTAAGTTgttgtttaacaaagtttcCTGTTGTCGATTTAAGTGATTAcatcttataaaaatgtccGGTTCTTCTTTAGGATAGAAACTAggtaaatttatagaaatttctaatttaagattttccaCTATTAGGTTAAGAGTGAAATCTAAATGATTTGGTGTGTACTCAGTTTTGTTatctataaaatcttttatatcttC comes from the Danaus plexippus chromosome 15, MEX_DaPlex, whole genome shotgun sequence genome and includes:
- the LOC116766175 gene encoding RWD domain-containing protein 2A, with the translated sequence MESTETLKSTLIDCLKQQVCELEVLTSIYPDNGDIIFTKKSILEDIKDFIDNKTEYTPNHLDFTLNLIVENLKLEISINLPSFYPKEEPDIFIRCNHLNRQQETLLNNNLTDYINVNHCGEQCLYTAISWLQDNVGKYKCTTAEITGPVESKMTNKVQDKFVRLWIFSHHIYNRKKREEIVKIAHDYDLNGFCLPGKPGIICVEGSEDSCFNWWKIIKNMNWKKIVIRKTETFDDSVRIKEQKFSNFEEIVFQNSNKKNSDMSAFSKFIDDHGLSHIFNDLFNLS